One region of Brachybacterium saurashtrense genomic DNA includes:
- a CDS encoding purine-cytosine permease family protein, with amino-acid sequence MSVDAQPAPADPGTAAAQAATRESLEDYTLRFAPRSYRTWTPAVVATSALGGIAYLADFSIGANIALTHGTMNGLIGIALAATVIFLTGLPLAYYAARYNLDLDLITRGSGFGYYGSVITNVIFASFTFIFFALEGSIMAQGLYLGLGIPRWIGYLVSTLLIFPLVIYGMKTLAKLQVATTPVWLVLMVIPVAYLVISHPESVQTFLTWTGESEQGVSLASAMLAAGVCLSLIAQIAEQIDYLRFMPPRTAANRRSWWAATILGGPGWVLFGATKQVLGMFLAVYLVATVPGAREFANEPVQQFLVTYEQLMPGWLALVLAVVLVVISQVKINVTNAYSGSLAWTNAYTRLTRRYPGRLVFLAVNLGIALVLMEANMFAFLNGILSFYANLAMSWICVVATDIVVNKHVLKLSPKRPEFRRGMLHDWNPVGLVAMGLSGGLSIAIYFGAFGAAVQPYSPLFAVGIAVVATPLMAVATQGRYYLRRTDDGIDLPLDDEDGNPSGELLPCAVTGLEFERPDMIASAIPGPDGRTQYLSSLALTTDRTGAHVLPKE; translated from the coding sequence GTGAGCGTCGACGCCCAGCCCGCCCCCGCCGATCCGGGCACTGCCGCCGCCCAGGCCGCGACCCGCGAATCGCTGGAGGACTACACCCTCCGCTTCGCCCCCCGCTCGTACCGCACCTGGACCCCGGCTGTGGTGGCCACCAGCGCCCTGGGCGGCATCGCCTACCTCGCGGACTTCTCGATCGGCGCGAACATCGCCCTCACCCACGGCACGATGAACGGCCTGATCGGCATCGCCCTCGCCGCGACGGTCATCTTCCTCACCGGGCTGCCGCTGGCCTACTACGCGGCCCGCTACAACCTCGACCTCGACCTCATCACCCGCGGCAGCGGCTTCGGCTACTACGGCTCGGTGATCACGAACGTCATCTTCGCGTCCTTCACCTTCATCTTCTTCGCCCTCGAGGGCTCGATCATGGCGCAGGGCCTGTACCTGGGGCTGGGGATCCCGCGCTGGATCGGGTATCTCGTCTCCACCCTGCTGATCTTCCCGCTGGTGATCTACGGGATGAAGACGCTCGCGAAGCTGCAGGTGGCCACCACCCCGGTGTGGCTGGTGCTGATGGTCATCCCCGTCGCCTACCTGGTGATCTCGCATCCCGAGTCGGTGCAGACCTTCCTCACCTGGACCGGGGAGAGCGAGCAGGGCGTCAGCCTCGCCTCCGCGATGCTCGCCGCCGGCGTGTGCCTGTCGCTGATCGCCCAGATCGCCGAGCAGATCGACTACCTGCGCTTCATGCCGCCCCGCACTGCCGCGAACCGGCGCTCCTGGTGGGCGGCCACGATCCTCGGCGGCCCCGGCTGGGTGCTGTTCGGCGCCACCAAGCAGGTGCTGGGCATGTTCCTGGCGGTGTACCTGGTGGCCACCGTCCCCGGTGCCCGCGAGTTCGCGAACGAGCCGGTGCAGCAGTTCCTGGTCACCTACGAGCAGCTGATGCCGGGCTGGCTCGCCCTCGTGCTGGCGGTGGTGCTGGTGGTGATCTCGCAGGTCAAGATCAACGTCACCAACGCCTACTCCGGTTCGCTGGCCTGGACCAACGCGTACACTCGCCTCACCCGCCGCTACCCCGGCCGGCTCGTGTTCCTCGCCGTGAACCTGGGCATCGCCCTGGTGCTGATGGAGGCGAACATGTTCGCGTTCCTCAACGGCATCCTGTCCTTCTACGCGAACCTCGCGATGTCCTGGATCTGCGTGGTCGCCACCGACATCGTGGTGAACAAGCACGTGCTGAAGCTGTCGCCGAAGCGCCCCGAGTTCCGCCGCGGCATGCTGCACGACTGGAACCCGGTGGGCCTGGTGGCGATGGGGCTCTCCGGAGGTCTCTCGATCGCGATCTACTTCGGGGCCTTCGGAGCGGCCGTCCAGCCGTACTCGCCCCTGTTCGCGGTGGGCATCGCCGTGGTGGCCACCCCGCTGATGGCCGTGGCCACCCAGGGCCGCTACTACCTGCGCCGCACGGACGACGGCATCGACCTGCCGCTGGACGACGAGGACGGCAACCCCTCCGGCGAGCTGCTGCCCTGCGCGGTCACCGGGCTGGAGTTCGAGCGGCCCGACATGATCGCCTCCGCGATCCCGGGCCCTGACGGCCGCACCCAGTACCTCTCCTCCCTGGCCCTGACCACCGACCGCACGGGCGCCCACGTGCTGCCGAAGGAGTGA
- a CDS encoding urease subunit gamma — protein MRLTPGDSEKLLLAVAGMVARDRLERGVLLNHPESVALLSTWVIERAREGVPVEQLMVDGREVLRRDQVMDGIAEMLADVQVEATFPDGRKLVTLHHPIA, from the coding sequence GTGCGGCTCACCCCCGGTGACTCCGAGAAGCTGCTGCTCGCCGTGGCGGGGATGGTGGCCCGCGACCGCCTCGAGCGCGGCGTGCTGCTGAACCATCCCGAGTCCGTCGCGCTGCTGTCCACCTGGGTGATCGAGCGGGCCCGCGAGGGCGTGCCGGTCGAGCAGCTGATGGTGGACGGCCGCGAGGTGCTGCGCCGCGACCAGGTGATGGACGGCATCGCCGAGATGCTCGCGGACGTGCAGGTCGAAGCCACCTTCCCCGACGGTCGCAAGCTCGTCACCCTCCACCATCCGATCGCCTGA
- a CDS encoding urease subunit beta: MSTPDPALVGPTGPGAIRVRPGTRELNHRADPADRIELVLENTGDRPVQIGSHLHLPDANEALAMDREAARGFRLDVPAGTSLRFEPGASRTVAAVRLGGAGRVPGLQIRSVEGQAR; this comes from the coding sequence ATGAGCACCCCTGACCCCGCCCTCGTCGGCCCCACCGGTCCCGGCGCGATCCGGGTGCGCCCCGGCACCCGAGAGCTGAACCACCGCGCCGACCCCGCCGACCGGATCGAGCTGGTGCTGGAGAACACCGGCGACCGGCCCGTCCAGATCGGCTCCCACCTGCACCTGCCGGACGCGAACGAGGCGCTCGCGATGGACCGGGAGGCCGCCCGCGGCTTCCGCCTCGATGTCCCCGCCGGCACCTCGCTGCGCTTCGAGCCCGGCGCCTCCCGCACGGTCGCGGCGGTGCGGCTCGGGGGCGCGGGCCGGGTGCCCGGGCTGCAGATCCGCTCGGTCGAAGGGCAGGCGCGCTGA
- a CDS encoding urease subunit alpha, with product MARIDAERYAALYGPTAGDQVRLGDTDLWIEVERDLTVGGEEAVFGGGKSIRESMAQGTTTRAEGALDTVITNAVVLDHWGVVRADVGLRDGRIVALGKSGNPDVQDGIDPALRIGPSTDVIAGEGRILTAGAFDTHVHLLSPSQIHEALATGTTTIGGGGTGPSEGSRATTVTPGAWHLGRMHQALDHLPVNVLLLGKGNTVSAAALAEQALAGAAGYKVHEDWGATPAAIDASLRAAEEHGLQVALHSDSLNEAGFVQSTIRAIDGRTLHAFHIEGAGGGHAPDILEIASLPHVLPGSTNPTLPHTVNTVAEHLDMLMVCHHLKPSVPEDLAFAESRIRATTIAAEDLLHDLGALSITSSDAQAMGRIGEVITRTWQVAHVMKHRVGPLGGGLPADNERARRYVAKYTINPAIAHGVDAHIGSVEPGKLADLVLWDPRFFGARPELVLKGGMIAWAALGDPNASIPTPQPVLQRPAFGDALGAPLSVSFVAPAAVEDGLRERLGLARELLPVADTRGVTKADLVNNTALPRIDIRPDTFEISIDGEPVVPAPAATLPLAQRYQLF from the coding sequence ATGGCCCGGATCGACGCGGAGCGTTACGCCGCCCTCTACGGCCCCACCGCCGGGGACCAGGTGCGACTCGGCGACACCGACCTCTGGATCGAGGTGGAGCGGGACCTCACCGTCGGCGGGGAGGAGGCGGTGTTCGGGGGCGGCAAGTCGATCCGCGAGTCGATGGCGCAGGGCACCACCACCCGCGCCGAGGGCGCGCTGGACACCGTGATCACCAACGCCGTGGTGCTGGACCACTGGGGCGTGGTGCGGGCGGACGTGGGCCTGCGCGACGGGCGCATCGTGGCCCTCGGGAAGTCCGGGAACCCCGATGTGCAGGACGGCATCGACCCGGCCCTGCGCATCGGCCCCTCCACCGACGTCATCGCGGGGGAGGGGCGGATCCTCACCGCCGGCGCCTTCGACACCCACGTGCACCTGCTCTCCCCCTCGCAGATCCATGAGGCCCTCGCCACCGGCACCACCACGATCGGCGGCGGCGGGACCGGCCCGTCGGAGGGCTCGCGCGCCACCACCGTCACCCCGGGGGCCTGGCACCTGGGACGCATGCACCAGGCGCTGGACCACCTGCCGGTGAACGTGCTGCTGCTGGGCAAGGGCAACACCGTCTCCGCCGCGGCGCTCGCGGAGCAGGCGCTGGCCGGCGCCGCGGGGTACAAGGTCCACGAGGACTGGGGCGCGACGCCCGCCGCGATCGACGCCTCCCTGCGTGCGGCCGAGGAGCACGGCCTGCAGGTGGCGCTGCACTCCGACTCACTCAACGAGGCCGGCTTCGTGCAGTCCACGATCCGTGCGATCGACGGCCGCACCCTCCACGCCTTCCACATCGAGGGTGCCGGCGGCGGTCACGCCCCGGACATCCTCGAGATCGCCTCGCTCCCGCACGTGCTGCCCGGTTCCACGAACCCCACGCTCCCGCACACCGTGAACACCGTGGCCGAGCATCTCGACATGCTCATGGTGTGCCACCACCTCAAGCCCTCGGTCCCCGAGGACCTCGCCTTCGCCGAGTCCCGCATCCGGGCCACGACGATCGCGGCGGAGGACCTCCTGCACGACCTGGGCGCGCTGTCCATCACCTCCTCGGATGCGCAGGCGATGGGGCGGATCGGCGAGGTGATCACCCGCACCTGGCAGGTCGCGCACGTGATGAAGCATCGCGTGGGGCCGCTGGGAGGCGGCCTCCCGGCGGACAACGAGCGAGCCCGCCGCTACGTCGCGAAGTACACGATCAACCCGGCGATCGCGCACGGCGTGGACGCGCACATCGGCTCCGTGGAGCCGGGCAAGCTCGCGGATCTGGTGCTGTGGGATCCGCGGTTCTTCGGCGCGCGGCCCGAGCTGGTGCTCAAGGGCGGGATGATCGCCTGGGCCGCGCTGGGGGACCCGAACGCCTCGATCCCCACCCCGCAGCCGGTGCTGCAGCGACCCGCCTTCGGCGACGCGCTCGGCGCGCCGCTGTCGGTCTCCTTCGTGGCGCCTGCCGCGGTGGAGGACGGCCTGCGCGAGCGCCTGGGTCTCGCCCGCGAGCTGCTGCCCGTGGCGGACACCCGCGGCGTGACCAAGGCGGATCTCGTCAACAACACCGCCCTGCCACGGATCGACATCCGCCCGGACACCTTCGAGATCAGCATCGACGGCGAGCCCGTGGTGCCGGCCCCCGCCGCGACGCTCCCGCTGGCCCAGCGGTACCAGCTGTTCTGA
- a CDS encoding urease accessory protein UreF, with translation MLTTAPATPLASTTLAMLLADSRLPAGAHVASGALEAALRDGLDPAATGDYLAGRMATVVPVEAGTAVLARHLALHGGDLEALREEWAARTPSRALREVAVALGDGLRRLAQTLWPAALPPPPPGTGPWPRPIVLGLIAASAGLEAADLVRLIAYDDAQTVAAALLKLEPGDPREAAALVLEACALLEPRVAELAALTDPAHIPCAGAPLIDGWAEAQSQLPRRLFRA, from the coding sequence ATGCTCACCACCGCCCCCGCGACCCCGCTCGCCTCCACCACGCTGGCCATGCTGCTGGCGGACTCGCGCCTGCCCGCCGGCGCGCACGTCGCCTCCGGGGCGCTCGAGGCCGCCCTGCGCGACGGCCTCGATCCTGCCGCCACCGGCGACTACCTGGCCGGCCGCATGGCCACCGTGGTGCCGGTCGAGGCCGGCACCGCCGTGCTCGCCCGGCACCTGGCGCTGCACGGCGGGGACCTCGAGGCGCTGCGCGAGGAGTGGGCGGCACGCACCCCCAGCCGTGCCCTGCGCGAGGTCGCCGTCGCGCTCGGCGACGGTCTGCGCCGCCTCGCGCAGACGCTCTGGCCCGCCGCGCTCCCGCCGCCCCCGCCCGGGACGGGGCCCTGGCCGCGCCCGATCGTGCTGGGCCTGATCGCCGCCTCGGCCGGGCTCGAGGCGGCCGACCTGGTGCGGCTGATCGCCTACGACGACGCGCAGACGGTCGCCGCCGCACTGCTCAAGCTCGAGCCCGGCGACCCCCGCGAGGCGGCGGCGCTGGTGCTCGAGGCCTGCGCCCTGCTGGAACCGCGCGTGGCCGAGCTGGCCGCGCTCACCGACCCGGCGCACATCCCGTGCGCCGGGGCACCCCTGATCGACGGCTGGGCGGAGGCCCAGTCGCAGCTGCCGAGGAGGCTCTTCCGTGCCTGA
- the ureG gene encoding urease accessory protein UreG has translation MPENTAAHRSLRLGVAGPVGTGKSSLIATICRALAEEIRLGVITNDIYTDEDARFLRSAGVLDPARIRAVETGACPHTAIRDDVTANLAAVEQLEADFDPLDVVLVESGGDNLTATFSPALVDAQLFVLDVAGGGDVARKGGPGIGRADLLVVNKVDIAPHVGVDVEQMVADATAAREGRDVLAVSRHREDTVSELRAWVLAVLAAHTDGRHVPQDPGPMAPHVHADGEEHGHPHAHPHEHAPSR, from the coding sequence GTGCCTGAGAACACCGCCGCCCACCGCTCCCTGCGCCTCGGGGTCGCCGGACCCGTCGGCACCGGCAAGAGCTCGCTGATCGCGACGATCTGCCGGGCGCTCGCCGAGGAGATCCGCCTGGGGGTGATCACCAACGACATCTACACCGACGAGGACGCGCGCTTCCTGCGCTCCGCCGGAGTGCTGGACCCTGCACGGATCCGCGCCGTGGAGACCGGTGCCTGCCCGCACACGGCGATCCGCGATGACGTCACCGCGAACCTCGCCGCCGTCGAGCAGCTCGAGGCGGACTTCGACCCGCTGGACGTGGTGCTGGTGGAGTCCGGCGGCGACAACCTCACCGCGACCTTCTCCCCGGCCCTGGTGGACGCGCAGCTGTTCGTGCTCGACGTGGCCGGCGGCGGGGACGTGGCCCGCAAGGGCGGCCCCGGCATCGGCCGCGCGGACCTGCTGGTCGTCAACAAGGTGGACATCGCCCCGCACGTGGGTGTGGACGTCGAGCAGATGGTCGCCGACGCCACCGCGGCCCGGGAGGGCCGGGACGTGCTGGCCGTGTCCCGGCACCGGGAGGACACCGTCTCCGAGCTGCGCGCCTGGGTGCTGGCCGTCCTCGCCGCCCACACCGACGGCCGCCACGTCCCCCAGGATCCGGGCCCGATGGCCCCGCACGTCCACGCCGACGGCGAGGAGCACGGGCACCCCCACGCCCACCCGCACGAGCACGCCCCCTCCCGATGA